In Bythopirellula goksoeyrii, a single window of DNA contains:
- a CDS encoding FG-GAP repeat domain-containing protein translates to MLKSARFNDLFFKTSIAIVLALHSLISAAVLQGDEPDSSTKHHSTSIKLRHHFIAQDLPGDTTWGYGTPGLADFDRDGFLDYALCVRGDNIYWFEYQEPDRWVRHVLGALAFRVLGATTMDVDGDGWTDLITGGYWYRNSQNPKSIPFERYLYDDSIDETSSVHDMVSADIDGDGRQDVVMLGDGVGCFWYKIPKGAGSQGAWTRTLVTMTVLKTEANKLAGTHSGFFPRGVADLDKDGDPDIVLPDRWMENRDQGMNWTPHPLPFGKRGPYGLSCRSWITDLDGDGDQDIVMTDCDQSESRAAWLESNGSKPPSFTCHFLPTDAPGKRGSFHSLAVADFDGDNDLDIFTVEQEDPTLLPVGASPRWYVWENSGSKKPQFQERVVFDGRLGGHDALLGDVDGDGDLDICSKVWSRWPNSSNGGVEHVEFLENLAK, encoded by the coding sequence ATGCTTAAGTCGGCTAGATTCAATGATCTCTTCTTTAAGACTTCGATCGCTATCGTATTGGCTCTACACTCGTTAATATCAGCAGCTGTTCTTCAAGGCGATGAGCCGGATTCCTCGACAAAGCATCACAGTACGTCGATAAAACTTAGGCATCACTTCATTGCTCAAGACTTACCGGGAGACACAACGTGGGGTTACGGTACACCAGGACTAGCTGACTTTGACCGAGACGGATTCCTCGACTATGCCCTATGTGTCCGAGGAGACAATATTTACTGGTTTGAATATCAGGAACCCGATCGTTGGGTCCGTCATGTTCTTGGTGCACTGGCATTCCGAGTCCTGGGTGCGACTACCATGGATGTCGACGGAGACGGTTGGACAGATCTGATTACCGGTGGTTACTGGTATCGAAATTCTCAGAACCCTAAATCGATTCCCTTCGAGCGTTATCTCTATGACGATTCGATTGATGAAACTAGCTCCGTCCACGATATGGTCTCAGCTGATATTGACGGAGACGGACGTCAAGATGTTGTGATGCTTGGTGATGGTGTAGGTTGTTTTTGGTACAAGATTCCAAAGGGCGCCGGTTCTCAAGGTGCTTGGACCCGGACTTTGGTTACGATGACCGTCTTAAAAACCGAGGCCAATAAGCTTGCTGGAACTCATTCAGGCTTCTTTCCAAGAGGTGTGGCTGATCTCGATAAGGATGGGGATCCAGATATCGTGCTGCCGGACCGTTGGATGGAAAATAGAGATCAAGGAATGAATTGGACCCCCCACCCATTGCCTTTTGGTAAGAGAGGACCTTATGGACTTTCTTGCAGAAGCTGGATCACCGATCTTGATGGTGATGGTGACCAGGACATCGTTATGACAGACTGCGATCAGAGTGAGTCCCGTGCGGCGTGGCTCGAAAGTAACGGATCGAAACCCCCCTCTTTCACTTGTCACTTTCTGCCCACAGACGCACCGGGAAAAAGAGGGTCCTTTCATTCCCTTGCCGTAGCCGATTTCGATGGCGACAACGACCTCGACATTTTCACTGTAGAACAAGAGGATCCAACACTCCTTCCTGTGGGAGCTTCTCCTCGATGGTATGTGTGGGAGAACTCTGGTTCCAAAAAACCTCAGTTTCAGGAGCGAGTTGTCTTTGATGGACGTCTGGGAGGGCATGACGCGCTTCTTGGGGACGTTGACGGCGACGGTGACTTAGACATTTGCTCTAAAGTCTGGAGTCGTTGGCCAAACAGTTCCAATGGCGGAGTGGAGCACGTTGAGTTTCTTGAGAATCTCGCAAAATAA
- a CDS encoding right-handed parallel beta-helix repeat-containing protein yields the protein MLSIRSIAISISLISMVCVPPVCAAIWNVSSTSSLVNAVDSANWGDEIVLASGTYNLPSILRLDTPGVTVRGATGNRDDVVLVGGGMNNDVSPRNIFLVENEDITIRDLTVSESYWNGIQLRGETNRVNGTLISNVKIMNIGQRYIKGSKGSISDEMRNVTIENSYLLQTKPYVQQPGVPNDYIGGIDAMITKNWTIRDNVFEGIHGLDGEGRGAVFLWQGGENALIERNIFINNDRSIALGNWGSGPARDNGIYDMDGAIIRNNTVLRYPAGDIGMELVHTKDVEVFNNTFYSQDVNKSRLFSVLDHGSGSLTPTTGLDIQNNIIRGQITDSGVGDWSAAAVEAMGNLVDLTGVEVLENWFVDPQNGDLHLTNLATGAIGHAPRISSVFEDIDGNFRPDPTDYGADQFSLYPGDFNGDEIVDDSDLPYWQAGYGLDASGDADNDSDTDGKDFLIWQRSFQSGPSTGLTAIPEPSTVIMGVIYAIGFLARRPNSKRVVIENHLRIAC from the coding sequence ATGTTGTCTATTCGATCTATTGCGATCTCGATATCGTTAATTTCCATGGTCTGCGTACCGCCGGTTTGCGCTGCAATCTGGAATGTGTCTTCCACTTCGTCTCTCGTCAATGCTGTCGACAGCGCCAATTGGGGCGATGAGATTGTACTTGCAAGTGGCACATACAACCTGCCAAGCATACTTAGACTGGATACCCCGGGTGTTACGGTCCGAGGGGCTACAGGCAATCGCGACGACGTAGTGTTGGTAGGTGGCGGCATGAACAACGATGTGTCCCCTCGTAATATTTTCCTTGTTGAAAACGAAGACATCACCATAAGGGACCTTACTGTCTCGGAGAGCTACTGGAACGGCATTCAACTCAGGGGAGAGACAAATCGGGTTAATGGCACATTGATCAGCAATGTGAAGATCATGAATATTGGCCAGAGATATATCAAAGGTTCGAAGGGAAGCATAAGCGACGAGATGCGAAATGTAACCATTGAGAACAGCTACTTGCTCCAGACTAAGCCTTATGTCCAACAGCCGGGAGTACCGAATGATTATATCGGAGGAATTGACGCGATGATCACCAAGAATTGGACTATTCGTGACAACGTATTTGAGGGCATCCATGGCCTAGATGGTGAAGGCCGCGGAGCTGTGTTTCTATGGCAAGGCGGTGAGAATGCCCTTATCGAAAGGAATATCTTCATCAACAACGATCGAAGCATTGCTTTGGGCAATTGGGGCAGCGGTCCCGCGAGGGATAATGGCATATACGATATGGACGGAGCGATCATACGCAACAACACTGTACTGCGCTACCCTGCTGGAGACATCGGAATGGAGTTAGTACACACCAAGGATGTCGAAGTCTTCAACAACACGTTTTACAGTCAAGATGTTAACAAGTCTCGTCTGTTTTCAGTATTGGACCATGGCAGTGGATCTCTAACGCCGACAACTGGACTGGATATCCAAAATAACATCATTCGAGGCCAGATAACCGATAGTGGTGTGGGGGACTGGAGTGCTGCTGCCGTGGAAGCGATGGGTAATCTCGTCGATCTGACCGGCGTAGAAGTCCTAGAGAACTGGTTTGTCGACCCCCAGAATGGCGATTTGCATTTGACTAATCTTGCCACCGGTGCAATAGGTCACGCTCCTAGAATCTCATCTGTCTTTGAGGATATTGATGGGAATTTTAGGCCAGATCCAACCGATTATGGGGCAGATCAGTTTAGCCTCTACCCAGGCGACTTCAACGGTGATGAAATTGTGGATGACAGTGATTTACCGTATTGGCAAGCAGGCTATGGCCTTGATGCGAGCGGCGACGCCGATAACGACAGTGATACCGATGGTAAGGACTTTCTCATTTGGCAAAGGAGTTTCCAAAGTGGACCATCCACAGGCCTTACTGCGATTCCTGAACCGTCGACTGTAATTATGGGAGTTATTTACGCGATCGGCTTCTTAGCTCGACGACCGAACTCTAAGCGAGTAGTTATCGAAAATCATTTAAGAATTGCTTGCTAG
- a CDS encoding sodium:solute symporter family protein encodes MQLHAIDYAIIAAFFAVVIGIGIVASRSAGESSAEFFLGGRGMPWWLLGISMVACTFSADTLNLVTGMVRENGVSKNWAWWAFLITGMVTVFIYAKLWRRSNVMTDLEFYELRYGGKPASFLRGFRSIYLGVFFNVLIMASVTLAIIKYGSLMFGIEKWECVLYGSLGVVIYATLGGLKGCIWADFFQYGIAMFGAVYAAVVALGEAGKSAAERAVKAGTLASDQVAVFVSNYSMTDLLHEANVIDNTKILPDFSDPGQWVPLLFIPVAVQWWSVWYPGAEPGGGGYIAQRMLAAKDEKNAIGATLLFNFAHYALRPWPWIVVALASLVCFPQLSDIQSAFPHVNESVIAQDIAYPAMISKLSPGFLGIVIASIIAAYMSTIGTHLNWGSSYVVNDFFKRFINPAASEKDLVLKGRISTVTLMILAGFLSLVLTSATEAFNILLLSGAGSGAIYLLRWFWWRINAWSEIFAMIVSALLAFWLVLFVEDSAMAWGPLDGFTIKLLIGVAATTVAWLVGTFVTGPESDETLRSFFRRCHPGGPGWAKVVAAARVDGDMIDEKIHGQAWEMPVQILCVFLGCVAIYCSLFTIGGIVYSNTVQASVLGAIALVSTYCLFRLFGKLRAE; translated from the coding sequence ATGCAGCTCCATGCAATCGACTATGCGATCATCGCGGCATTTTTCGCTGTTGTGATCGGGATCGGCATTGTGGCTTCGCGCTCTGCGGGCGAGAGTTCTGCTGAGTTCTTCCTGGGAGGACGCGGAATGCCCTGGTGGCTGTTGGGCATCTCGATGGTAGCCTGCACCTTCTCTGCGGATACACTCAATCTGGTTACAGGCATGGTTCGCGAAAACGGAGTCTCCAAAAACTGGGCTTGGTGGGCGTTTCTTATCACCGGCATGGTCACCGTGTTCATCTACGCCAAGTTGTGGCGACGTAGCAATGTAATGACCGACCTTGAGTTCTATGAACTCCGCTATGGTGGCAAGCCAGCGTCGTTTCTGCGTGGGTTTCGGTCAATTTATCTAGGTGTTTTCTTCAATGTCCTGATCATGGCGTCGGTTACCTTGGCCATAATCAAATATGGGTCGCTCATGTTCGGCATCGAGAAATGGGAATGCGTACTATATGGATCGCTCGGCGTAGTGATTTATGCCACACTTGGCGGACTTAAGGGATGTATTTGGGCGGACTTTTTCCAGTATGGCATCGCCATGTTCGGAGCCGTTTATGCCGCCGTGGTGGCCTTGGGGGAGGCCGGGAAGTCGGCAGCTGAGCGGGCTGTTAAAGCCGGCACACTTGCAAGCGATCAAGTGGCAGTATTTGTCAGCAACTATTCCATGACCGACCTCCTGCACGAAGCCAACGTCATTGACAATACCAAAATACTGCCCGATTTTTCCGATCCCGGACAGTGGGTGCCGTTGTTGTTTATTCCGGTTGCCGTCCAGTGGTGGTCGGTCTGGTATCCTGGCGCCGAACCAGGTGGTGGGGGTTATATTGCCCAACGCATGTTGGCGGCCAAAGACGAGAAGAACGCAATCGGGGCTACGCTGCTTTTCAACTTTGCCCACTACGCTTTACGTCCTTGGCCATGGATCGTGGTCGCACTTGCATCGCTGGTCTGCTTTCCTCAACTTTCCGATATCCAGTCAGCTTTCCCCCACGTCAACGAATCAGTGATCGCCCAGGACATCGCGTATCCGGCAATGATCTCTAAGCTGAGCCCTGGATTTCTGGGCATCGTGATCGCCTCGATCATCGCCGCCTACATGTCTACCATCGGCACGCATCTCAACTGGGGTTCATCCTATGTGGTGAACGATTTTTTCAAGCGGTTCATCAATCCGGCTGCCAGTGAGAAAGACCTGGTCCTCAAAGGACGCATTAGCACAGTCACGCTGATGATTTTGGCGGGATTCCTTTCGCTGGTACTTACCAGCGCAACAGAGGCCTTTAATATTTTGCTGCTATCTGGGGCAGGTTCGGGTGCCATCTATCTTTTGCGATGGTTCTGGTGGCGAATCAATGCCTGGTCGGAGATTTTCGCGATGATCGTCTCTGCCTTGTTGGCCTTCTGGCTCGTTTTGTTTGTCGAAGACAGTGCCATGGCTTGGGGACCTCTCGATGGATTCACCATAAAGCTATTGATCGGCGTGGCTGCCACGACTGTTGCCTGGCTTGTGGGGACGTTTGTTACTGGTCCTGAAAGCGATGAGACCTTGCGAAGCTTCTTCCGTCGTTGTCATCCAGGAGGACCGGGCTGGGCCAAGGTAGTAGCCGCTGCACGAGTCGACGGCGACATGATCGACGAGAAAATCCATGGCCAGGCCTGGGAAATGCCTGTGCAGATTTTGTGTGTGTTCCTCGGATGTGTTGCCATCTATTGCTCGCTCTTCACAATCGGCGGCATCGTATACAGCAACACCGTTCAAGCCAGTGTACTTGGGGCAATTGCCTTAGTGAGCACCTACTGCTTGTTCAGGCTCTTTGGCAAACTGAGAGCTGAATAG
- a CDS encoding Gfo/Idh/MocA family protein codes for MSLPIHRRHFLKSSLVAGSTVGLLKNSSPAGEFVSANDTIILAVLGLNNRGLNHASDISQLPGVEIAYVCDVDERVIPRCIEVVAKNQKRKPKGVADFRKILDDKTVDAVTIAMPNHWHSAATILSCAAGKHVYVEKPCSQTAEEGEMMVLEAQKHDRVVHMGNQRRSCPFYIEAVSKLHAGVIGNVLLARTWYNNRRESIGIGKVTTPPKELDFLLWQGPAPERPYMDNLVHYNWHWNWHWGNGELGNNGVHFIDVARWGLGVDYPTQVSSTGGRIRYDDDQQTPDTQLVTYSFGKRMITWEGLSWSPYGPSGSRFGITFHGDQGTMLLDSSGYTIFDLQNNQVGKFHGKCHDSDHYSNFLSCIRSGDRPTADIEEGHKSSLLCHLGNISHRVGRPIETNSQNGHIIGDTEAQALWTREYRQGWELDDIML; via the coding sequence ATGTCATTGCCTATTCATCGTCGACATTTTTTGAAGTCCAGTCTCGTCGCTGGGTCAACCGTAGGACTCCTAAAAAACTCCAGTCCCGCTGGTGAATTTGTTAGTGCCAACGATACGATAATTTTGGCAGTATTGGGCTTGAACAACCGAGGGTTAAATCATGCTAGCGACATATCGCAACTGCCTGGTGTTGAGATAGCCTATGTATGTGATGTCGATGAGCGTGTAATCCCGCGCTGTATCGAAGTTGTAGCCAAAAACCAAAAACGCAAGCCAAAGGGCGTTGCTGACTTTCGCAAGATTCTCGATGACAAAACGGTCGATGCCGTCACCATCGCGATGCCAAACCATTGGCATTCTGCGGCAACGATTCTTTCTTGTGCCGCTGGCAAGCATGTCTATGTCGAAAAACCATGCAGTCAGACAGCAGAGGAAGGGGAGATGATGGTCTTGGAAGCTCAAAAGCACGATCGCGTGGTACATATGGGAAATCAACGCCGGTCATGTCCTTTTTACATAGAAGCCGTAAGCAAGCTTCATGCCGGCGTGATCGGAAACGTATTGCTTGCACGAACTTGGTATAATAACCGACGTGAATCGATTGGTATCGGAAAAGTTACAACTCCCCCCAAGGAACTGGATTTCCTTCTTTGGCAGGGGCCGGCTCCTGAGCGGCCTTACATGGACAATCTTGTTCATTACAATTGGCATTGGAATTGGCATTGGGGTAATGGCGAGCTCGGTAATAATGGTGTCCATTTTATCGACGTTGCCCGTTGGGGATTGGGTGTCGACTACCCCACACAGGTCTCCTCTACCGGTGGAAGGATTCGCTACGACGATGACCAGCAAACCCCGGACACTCAGCTAGTAACATATAGCTTTGGTAAACGGATGATTACATGGGAAGGTCTGAGTTGGTCTCCGTATGGGCCAAGTGGAAGTCGATTTGGTATTACGTTTCACGGCGACCAAGGCACCATGCTCTTGGATAGCTCTGGGTATACGATATTCGATCTTCAGAACAATCAAGTTGGAAAATTCCATGGAAAATGTCATGATTCAGACCACTATTCGAATTTTCTGAGTTGCATTCGTAGCGGTGATCGCCCAACTGCAGACATTGAAGAAGGGCACAAGAGCAGCCTACTCTGCCACCTTGGCAATATCTCACATCGTGTCGGACGTCCGATTGAGACCAACTCGCAAAATGGCCATATTATTGGAGACACTGAAGCTCAGGCCCTCTGGACGCGCGAATATCGGCAAGGCTGGGAACTGGATGATATAATGCTTTAA
- a CDS encoding SGNH/GDSL hydrolase family protein — protein MPSSDKALAEPYWVEEMKAVHSIFSGTPGNIARFGDSITYSSASFKPLRYDFTNRTPEDAFAQEWLQSYITPVSWTWQDDAVAESNGNYSSKTAAWPLQTDQNPPMTNIQHWLQKLKPELAVVMWGTNDLSSYDVTTYTNNMRQTLQAIKDNGTIPLLSTIPPRRNYESKSALFAQAMRDLSAELLIPLIDFNQEILTRQPGTAWDGTLISNDGVHPSYNKSTSMDFSESTLNSNGYVLRNYLSLHGLFEIYNEILNPRLPGDFNGDEIVDDSDLPYWQAGYGLDASGDADNDNDTDGKDFLIWQRNVQSGPSTALTAIPEPSTAIVGIIYAIGILARRSFRERRTTTFISKQITRFSCVDFLSD, from the coding sequence ATGCCCAGTTCAGACAAGGCCCTTGCCGAGCCTTATTGGGTTGAGGAAATGAAAGCTGTGCATTCCATTTTTAGCGGCACGCCAGGCAACATAGCACGTTTTGGCGATAGCATCACTTACAGCAGTGCATCCTTCAAGCCGTTGCGATATGATTTTACCAATCGTACCCCGGAAGACGCCTTTGCGCAAGAATGGTTACAGAGTTATATCACTCCGGTCAGCTGGACTTGGCAGGACGATGCTGTCGCCGAGTCCAATGGGAACTATAGTAGCAAGACAGCCGCTTGGCCGCTTCAAACTGATCAGAATCCACCGATGACCAACATTCAACATTGGCTTCAAAAGCTTAAACCAGAGTTGGCCGTAGTTATGTGGGGCACAAACGATCTTAGTTCCTATGACGTCACTACCTACACAAACAATATGCGGCAGACATTGCAGGCCATCAAGGACAACGGTACGATCCCTCTTCTATCGACGATTCCACCACGTCGTAACTACGAGTCCAAGAGTGCGTTATTCGCCCAGGCGATGCGGGATCTTTCGGCAGAACTGCTTATACCGCTGATCGACTTCAATCAGGAAATATTAACTCGACAACCTGGCACGGCTTGGGATGGAACACTCATCTCTAACGATGGGGTACATCCTTCATACAATAAAAGCACAAGCATGGACTTCAGTGAGAGCACCCTCAATTCCAACGGATACGTGCTGAGAAACTACTTGTCTTTACACGGCCTGTTTGAAATTTACAACGAGATCCTTAATCCTCGACTCCCAGGCGACTTCAACGGTGATGAAATTGTGGATGACAGTGATTTACCATATTGGCAAGCAGGCTATGGCCTCGATGCGAGCGGCGATGCCGATAACGACAATGATACCGATGGTAAGGACTTTCTCATTTGGCAAAGGAATGTTCAAAGTGGACCGTCCACAGCCCTCACTGCGATTCCTGAACCGTCGACTGCAATTGTGGGAATTATATACGCTATCGGCATCTTAGCTCGACGTTCATTCCGAGAGCGAAGAACTACCACCTTCATTTCCAAACAAATCACTCGTTTTTCTTGTGTTGACTTTTTGTCGGACTGA